A window of Lepidochelys kempii isolate rLepKem1 chromosome 1, rLepKem1.hap2, whole genome shotgun sequence contains these coding sequences:
- the BTLA gene encoding B- and T-lymphocyte attenuator codes for MKAPPGMRANRTVLHILLVVLSLDHCQVYGDVTVNCTVELLVTRGYRYPRKPGDSLSIECPVKYCTEKPAMNWCKIQETHCSLLKDGPTRHTAWKDGNVFVLNFVPVHKNDSGLYRCQATVGSLRSESHAVEVLVQEVTTNAPTNPLSKEFAGATNVTEAPQGPSSNNKKWIIYALSSLGALCLLILICLCLLCCLRWHSVKPKTTPVTSQKEMNMVSRATCAPYHTDRTTHAPGEGSTLYYCSMASLQQPLDDSTIYDNHVPHWNGSRAAAGNACDSAAVDSYQPTSESEDVLVYASLNHSSIIEKLPRKEQNVEMELTEYATVCVKK; via the exons GAGACGTGACTGTGAACTGTACTGTTGAACTTCTGGTTACAAGAGGTTACAGATACCCGAGAAAACCTGGGGACTCCCTCAGTATAGAGTGTCCAGTGAAGTACTGCACAGAAAAGCCGGCCATGAACTGGTGCAAGATACAGGAGACGCACTGCTCACTTTTGAAAGATGGGCCAACGAGACATACAGCCTGGAAAGACGGGAATGTGTTTGTTCTGAACTTTGTACCTGTTCATAAGAACGACAGTGGATTATATCGTTGTCAAGCTACTGTGGGAAGTTTAAGGAGTGAGAGCCATGCAGTAGAAGTTCTTGTTCAAG aagtgactacaaATGCCCCTACAAATCCACTATCAA AGGAATTTGCAGGTGCCACTAATGTCACAGAAGCTCCTCAAGGACCTAGCAGCAACAATAAGAAGTGGATTATTTATGCCCTATCATCTCTGGGGGCATTGTGTCTCCTCATCCTTATCTGCTTATGCCTGTTGTGTTGTCTGCGGTGGCACTCAG tGAAACCCAAGACAACCCCAGTAACCTCACAGAAGGAAATGAACATG GTCAGCAGAGCTACATGTGCTCCATACCACACCGATAGGACCACGCATGCCCCCGGTGAAGGATCGACACTTTACTATTGCTCCATGGCTAGCCTGCAGCAGCCATTGGATGACAGCACAATTTATGATAATCATGTCCCTCACTGGAATGGTAGCAGGGCAGCAGCTGGCAATGCCTGTGACAGTGCTGCTGTTGATTCCTACCAGCCCACATCTGAGAGCGAAGATGTCCTTGTTTATGCTTCATTAAACCATTCTAGTATTATAGAAAAGCTCCcgagaaaggagcagaatgtggaaATGGAACTTACAGAATATGCCACCGTTTGTGTGAAGAAATAG